A part of Dehalogenimonas sp. W genomic DNA contains:
- a CDS encoding ABC transporter permease codes for MNNRLRGWLIITAGVIVFLVIIANPQWWSAGLEYLFPDERQVLYTRTSLWQLTLEHLRLVALSSGLTMVIGLPLGIWVTRRSGLSFQPIVNNLVSIGQTFPPVAVLALAVPVLGFGLKPTVLALFLYGLLPVVRNTIAGIQAVPFAAVDAARGLGMNRGQTLFRVELPLSARVILTGIRISVIINIGTAMIGAVIGAGGLGMPVVAGLAQDNVAYILQGVIPAAFLAIIMDRILAGFESLFAYGEEKTSAPRFRENRRLVG; via the coding sequence TTGAACAATCGCCTCCGGGGATGGCTGATTATCACCGCCGGGGTGATTGTATTTTTAGTCATAATCGCCAACCCGCAATGGTGGTCCGCCGGCTTAGAGTACCTGTTTCCGGATGAAAGGCAGGTGCTTTATACTCGAACTTCGCTGTGGCAGTTAACACTGGAACACTTGCGGTTGGTAGCTTTATCCAGCGGTTTGACCATGGTTATCGGGTTACCGCTGGGTATCTGGGTTACCCGTCGTTCCGGGCTCAGCTTTCAGCCGATTGTCAATAACCTGGTGTCCATCGGTCAGACCTTTCCACCCGTGGCCGTCCTGGCTCTGGCGGTACCGGTGCTGGGGTTTGGCTTAAAGCCAACCGTATTGGCTCTTTTTCTATACGGCCTGCTGCCGGTGGTCCGTAATACCATTGCCGGTATTCAAGCGGTTCCATTTGCCGCTGTTGATGCCGCCCGGGGGCTGGGGATGAACCGGGGACAAACGTTGTTTCGCGTTGAATTACCACTGTCGGCGCGGGTAATCCTGACGGGCATACGCATTTCGGTTATCATTAATATCGGCACCGCAATGATTGGGGCCGTGATCGGTGCCGGCGGCCTGGGGATGCCGGTGGTCGCCGGCTTGGCCCAGGATAATGTCGCCTATATTCTTCAGGGAGTTATTCCGGCGGCCTTTTTGGCTATTATCATGGACCGAATTTTGGCCGGATTTGAGAGTCTGTTTGCATACGGGGAAGAAAAGACCTCCGCCCCCCGTTTCCGAGAAAATCGCCGGCTGGTTGGCTGA
- a CDS encoding ABC transporter ATP-binding protein — translation MIELKELTKTYPQTAAPAVNGLSLTVGDGEVAVIIGPSGCGKTTTLRMINRLIEPTSGRILIDGHDISDRRPAELRRSIGYAIQSVGLFPHMTVAGNIAVVPELLGWDKGRIGARVKELLKLVGLNAETHATKYPHQLSGGEAQRVGVARALAADPPILLMDEPFGAVDTLTRERLQNQFLDIQRQLKKSVILVTHDLDEAIRLADRIAIMRAGKLVQYDTPENVLRHPADKFVHDFVGSDRALKRLSRINILPFIHPAPSVAITASAAETAEACRTCRWVWVTGTDGQLLGWLDRTMIKPGVTPAEVVERVAPDDLAVGENASFKEVLSRMLSQGIKNMPVIDRGNRLLGEIRMSDIEKATAEGEG, via the coding sequence ATGATTGAACTGAAAGAACTCACCAAAACCTATCCGCAGACAGCTGCCCCGGCCGTTAACGGTTTGTCCCTCACGGTGGGCGACGGCGAAGTCGCCGTTATTATCGGGCCTTCGGGCTGCGGTAAAACCACCACTTTACGGATGATCAACCGGTTGATTGAGCCGACTTCCGGCCGGATTTTGATTGATGGGCATGACATCAGCGACCGGCGTCCCGCAGAACTGCGCCGTTCCATCGGGTACGCCATCCAAAGTGTTGGGCTTTTTCCACATATGACGGTGGCCGGTAATATCGCGGTGGTGCCGGAGTTGCTGGGTTGGGATAAGGGGCGGATCGGCGCTCGGGTTAAGGAACTTCTAAAGCTGGTTGGGCTTAATGCTGAGACCCACGCCACCAAATACCCACACCAGTTGTCCGGCGGAGAAGCCCAAAGGGTGGGAGTGGCCCGGGCACTAGCGGCTGATCCGCCGATACTATTAATGGATGAACCTTTCGGAGCGGTTGACACTTTAACCAGAGAACGGTTACAGAACCAATTTTTAGATATCCAGCGGCAGCTTAAAAAGTCGGTTATTTTAGTTACGCATGACCTTGATGAGGCTATTCGGCTGGCCGACCGCATTGCCATCATGCGCGCCGGTAAATTGGTACAGTACGATACCCCTGAAAACGTGCTACGCCACCCGGCGGATAAGTTTGTTCATGATTTTGTGGGGTCTGATCGAGCGCTGAAGCGGCTGTCCCGCATCAACATTTTACCGTTTATTCATCCGGCGCCTTCGGTAGCCATTACCGCCTCGGCGGCAGAAACAGCCGAGGCGTGCCGTACCTGCCGCTGGGTGTGGGTTACCGGCACAGACGGCCAGTTGCTGGGTTGGCTGGATCGGACGATGATCAAACCGGGCGTCACGCCCGCCGAGGTCGTGGAAAGGGTGGCTCCGGATGACCTGGCGGTTGGGGAGAATGCGTCCTTTAAAGAAGTTTTATCCCGGATGCTCAGTCAGGGGATTAAAAACATGCCGGTCATTGACCGCGGCAACCGGTTACTGGGTGAAATCCGTATGAGCGATATTGAAAAGGCTACCGCGGAGGGCGAGGGTTGA
- a CDS encoding ABC transporter permease, with protein MKFRLPHINTGADSVAVVGSVFGIASLSAGWFTLKANRLAEGEYFSVASAAGSGAFLILLILWLACLLLSFFRQWRFTYPLLGLTANLILILTGLFISSAAAGLLDGAGPSTRVALGGGVWLTLLAVYFVVFTAYRNLSGRRWRQLAVALSGSLVLILMLAGGAFDDLSVMREYAANHERFGQELIRHLVLAGASVAAAALAGVGLGIWAARRRRTEKYIFAVTNITQTVPSLALFGLMIAPLSFLSFQFPFLRELGIRGIGAAPAIIALFIYALLPIVRNTFLGLKQIDPAVMDAGAGMGMNRGQLFRRIEIPLAAPLVLEGISIASVQAVGLTAVAALIGAGGLGWFIFQGLGQAAPDMILLGTLPIIFMAVIVDGLMRLAVSFGSPRGLKRSNS; from the coding sequence GTGAAATTCAGGTTGCCCCACATAAATACAGGAGCCGACAGCGTCGCCGTTGTCGGCTCCGTGTTTGGTATCGCCTCACTATCCGCCGGCTGGTTCACATTGAAAGCAAACAGGCTGGCCGAAGGTGAGTATTTCAGCGTGGCCTCCGCCGCCGGTAGCGGTGCTTTTTTGATATTGCTTATTCTCTGGCTGGCCTGTTTGTTGCTTTCTTTTTTCAGGCAATGGCGGTTTACCTATCCCTTGCTGGGCTTGACGGCTAATTTGATACTGATTCTAACCGGGCTGTTTATCTCATCTGCAGCTGCCGGGTTACTGGACGGTGCCGGGCCTTCTACCCGGGTAGCCCTGGGCGGTGGCGTATGGCTGACGCTGCTGGCGGTTTATTTTGTTGTTTTTACAGCTTACAGAAATTTAAGCGGACGGCGCTGGCGGCAGCTGGCCGTGGCTTTGTCTGGTAGTTTAGTTTTGATTCTGATGCTGGCCGGGGGTGCCTTTGATGACCTGTCGGTGATGCGGGAGTACGCCGCCAACCATGAACGTTTCGGGCAGGAACTTATTCGCCACCTGGTTCTAGCCGGGGCCAGCGTGGCCGCTGCCGCGCTGGCCGGAGTCGGTCTGGGTATCTGGGCAGCGCGCCGCCGCCGGACAGAAAAATATATTTTCGCCGTTACCAATATCACGCAAACCGTTCCCAGTCTGGCACTTTTCGGATTGATGATTGCGCCTTTATCCTTTTTGTCTTTTCAATTTCCATTTTTGCGGGAACTTGGAATCCGGGGTATCGGCGCAGCCCCGGCGATTATCGCTTTATTTATCTACGCGTTATTACCGATCGTACGGAATACCTTTCTTGGTTTGAAGCAGATTGACCCCGCAGTCATGGATGCCGGTGCCGGCATGGGGATGAATCGCGGTCAGCTTTTTCGGCGTATTGAAATACCGCTGGCTGCACCGCTGGTTCTGGAGGGCATCAGCATTGCCTCGGTACAGGCAGTGGGTCTGACCGCGGTGGCCGCCCTCATCGGAGCCGGCGGGTTGGGCTGGTTCATATTTCAAGGGCTGGGCCAGGCGGCTCCGGACATGATACTGCTTGGGACATTGCCGATTATATTCATGGCTGTCATCGTGGACGGCCTGATGCGTTTGGCTGTAAGTTTTGGCTCGCCCCGGGGACTAAAGCGGAGCAATTCATGA
- a CDS encoding ABC transporter substrate-binding protein: MKKKLLVLLAGLMIVSGAVVGCSNEPAEEEPIVKSVTVGSKIDTEGGLLGQMIVLLLRDNGFEVTDKTGTGTTSVVRSAIISGEIDIYPDYTGNGAFFFDETASSVWNDAQQGYLRVKELDNAANGIEWLTPAPANNTWAIAVTQVLADANSLATLEDLADYINGGGNFKIAGSAEFFDSEVAMPAFEAAYGFTLTSGQLIIVGSGDTAQTEQAAAQGTDGVNAAMAYGTDGSLDAFNLIVLEDTLGVQPIYAPAPLVRAEVLTQYPEIAQILNPVFASLDLVTLQTLNGKIVVDGQSAAVVARDYLQSKGFID, translated from the coding sequence ATGAAGAAAAAACTTCTGGTTTTACTGGCAGGTCTAATGATCGTGTCGGGCGCGGTGGTCGGATGCAGTAACGAGCCGGCAGAAGAAGAACCGATCGTAAAATCCGTTACCGTCGGTTCCAAGATTGACACCGAAGGCGGCCTGCTGGGGCAGATGATAGTTCTGTTACTACGGGACAACGGCTTTGAGGTTACCGACAAAACCGGCACCGGGACTACTTCGGTGGTGCGTAGCGCCATCATCTCGGGTGAAATTGATATTTATCCGGACTACACCGGCAACGGCGCGTTTTTCTTTGACGAAACCGCCTCATCAGTGTGGAATGACGCCCAACAGGGTTATCTCCGGGTCAAGGAACTGGATAATGCGGCCAACGGTATTGAATGGCTGACCCCGGCTCCGGCTAACAACACCTGGGCAATTGCGGTTACTCAGGTTCTGGCTGACGCCAATAGTCTGGCAACACTGGAAGACCTGGCTGATTATATCAACGGCGGCGGCAATTTCAAGATTGCCGGTTCTGCCGAGTTTTTTGACAGTGAAGTCGCCATGCCGGCTTTTGAAGCAGCCTACGGTTTTACTCTGACGTCCGGTCAACTGATAATTGTCGGCAGCGGTGATACCGCACAGACGGAACAAGCCGCAGCTCAGGGCACCGATGGTGTTAATGCCGCCATGGCCTACGGCACCGACGGCAGTCTGGATGCCTTCAACCTCATCGTTCTTGAAGATACGCTGGGGGTTCAACCGATTTACGCACCGGCACCACTGGTGCGCGCTGAAGTGTTGACGCAGTACCCTGAGATTGCTCAGATATTGAATCCGGTTTTTGCATCATTGGATCTGGTAACTTTACAGACGCTTAATGGTAAAATAGTCGTTGACGGGCAATCAGCCGCTGTGGTTGCCCGGGATTATCTGCAGTCCAAAGGGTTTATAGACTAG
- the pyrR gene encoding bifunctional pyr operon transcriptional regulator/uracil phosphoribosyltransferase PyrR: MPAKTVMNPEDIRRTLSRIAHEITERNKDTSALVLVGMQTRGVPLANRLAALIQGFEGVQVPVGALDFSLYRDDLNRRNFNPQVKSTDIPVSIDDKIIILVDDVLYTGRSTRAAMDALIDYGRPRVIQLAVLIDRGHRELPIRADYVGKNIPSAATEDIKVKLAETDDTDEVIIASEEVTP; encoded by the coding sequence ATGCCCGCAAAAACGGTAATGAATCCGGAAGACATCCGGCGGACGCTGTCCCGCATCGCCCATGAAATCACCGAGCGCAATAAGGATACCTCAGCTCTGGTACTGGTAGGGATGCAAACCCGCGGTGTCCCCCTGGCTAACCGGCTGGCAGCCTTGATTCAAGGTTTTGAAGGCGTTCAAGTACCAGTTGGGGCGCTGGATTTCAGCCTCTACCGGGATGACCTTAACCGGCGTAATTTCAATCCGCAGGTCAAATCAACTGACATTCCGGTCAGTATTGACGACAAGATTATCATTCTGGTTGATGACGTGCTTTATACCGGGCGTTCCACCCGTGCCGCCATGGACGCTCTGATAGACTACGGCCGACCGCGAGTGATTCAACTGGCAGTGCTGATTGACCGCGGTCATCGGGAACTGCCGATTCGGGCTGATTATGTCGGAAAGAATATACCCTCCGCCGCCACCGAGGATATCAAGGTGAAGCTGGCAGAAACTGACGATACAGACGAAGTCATCATTGCCTCAGAGGAGGTGACGCCTTGA
- a CDS encoding aspartate carbamoyltransferase catalytic subunit — MTVSETPVPNTTGWHRRHLLDVDDFTVSEFQMVFQTADAMRDVLARPIKKVPALRGQTVVNMFYENSTRTRASFEIAAKNLSADVLNITASASSVTKGESLIDTLKTLEALGGNIIVMRHQLSGAPSLAARYSQAGIINAGDGWHAHPTQALLDLYTIRQHKGEFSGLKAVIVGDVRHSRVAHSNIWGMTRLGMEVTLCGPATLMPYGLDGETGEYPGVTVEADIDRALEGADVVMTLRLQRERQQSGLLPSVREYIRRFQVTSGRLQRAKGNVLLMHPGPVNEDVELTAEAACGRQSVIDEQVANGVAVRMAILYLLSGRQGEL, encoded by the coding sequence TTGACCGTCTCTGAAACTCCGGTTCCGAATACCACCGGCTGGCACCGCCGGCACCTGCTGGACGTGGACGATTTTACTGTCAGTGAATTCCAGATGGTTTTTCAAACCGCTGATGCCATGCGCGACGTTCTGGCCCGGCCGATCAAGAAGGTTCCGGCACTGCGCGGCCAGACCGTGGTCAATATGTTCTACGAGAACTCCACCCGGACCCGCGCTTCATTTGAAATTGCCGCCAAGAACCTGTCTGCTGACGTGCTGAACATCACCGCCTCGGCCTCCAGCGTTACCAAGGGCGAGAGTCTGATTGATACACTGAAAACGCTGGAAGCTCTGGGCGGCAACATCATTGTCATGCGCCATCAGTTGTCGGGAGCACCCAGCCTGGCCGCTCGTTACAGTCAGGCCGGCATCATCAACGCCGGCGACGGCTGGCACGCCCACCCGACACAGGCTCTGCTTGACCTGTACACCATAAGGCAGCACAAGGGAGAGTTTAGCGGCTTGAAGGCAGTCATCGTCGGCGATGTCCGCCACAGCCGGGTGGCCCACTCCAATATCTGGGGTATGACCCGGCTGGGTATGGAAGTTACGCTATGCGGACCGGCCACCCTGATGCCGTATGGCCTTGACGGGGAAACCGGAGAGTACCCCGGCGTAACCGTGGAAGCCGACATAGACCGGGCGCTTGAAGGTGCCGACGTGGTCATGACGCTGCGCCTGCAGCGGGAGCGCCAGCAAAGCGGTTTGCTGCCTTCGGTCAGGGAATACATCCGGCGTTTCCAGGTGACCTCGGGCAGACTCCAGCGGGCGAAGGGTAACGTACTGCTGATGCACCCCGGCCCGGTGAATGAAGACGTTGAACTAACCGCTGAAGCCGCCTGCGGCAGGCAATCAGTGATTGACGAGCAGGTAGCCAACGGCGTAGCGGTGCGCATGGCCATATTGTACCTACTGAGTGGAAGACAGGGCGAGTTATGA
- a CDS encoding dihydroorotase produces the protein MKNILITNGRLIDPALGIDGKLDVALAGGKVVWTGNGHPPEGQWEIIEAEGKIVAPGFIDLHCHLRQPGSEHKETIATGTQAAARGGFTTVCAMPNTDPPIDNQVATAFILNTTAAEGAVRVLPIGCISRGRRGEQLAELGEMAEFGVIGFSDDGSSVPSARLLKQAMEYASTLGLPVLEHCEEMSLAEGGQVNEGIIATRLGLAGIPNAAEDIIVARDIALARLTGARLHLCHISTRGAVSLIRQAKAEGIRVSAEVTPHHLTLTEARCLNYETNAKVNPPLRTSADVEALIAGLIDGTIDAVATDHAPHTDNDKCCEFNLAPFGISGLETAFGSLMKLVHTGRVPLELIIEKLTAAPARIIGGLHGITGSLKPGDPADVVILDPNAEWTVDISVFVSKGRNTPLAGEQLKGQVALTIYGGKIIYQAD, from the coding sequence ATGAAAAATATTCTAATTACAAACGGCCGGTTGATAGACCCTGCCCTGGGTATTGACGGCAAACTGGATGTCGCACTGGCCGGTGGCAAAGTCGTCTGGACCGGCAACGGCCACCCACCGGAAGGACAATGGGAAATCATTGAGGCTGAAGGCAAAATTGTCGCCCCCGGCTTCATTGACCTGCACTGCCATTTGCGACAGCCCGGCTCTGAACATAAGGAAACCATCGCAACTGGAACTCAGGCAGCCGCTCGCGGCGGTTTTACCACCGTCTGTGCCATGCCGAATACCGACCCGCCGATTGATAATCAGGTAGCAACCGCCTTCATCCTGAACACAACGGCCGCAGAAGGTGCGGTAAGGGTGCTGCCGATAGGCTGTATCAGCCGAGGCCGCCGGGGTGAGCAGTTGGCGGAATTGGGCGAGATGGCGGAGTTCGGGGTCATCGGCTTTTCCGACGACGGCTCCAGCGTCCCCTCAGCCCGGCTGCTGAAGCAGGCCATGGAATACGCCTCTACCCTGGGGCTGCCGGTGCTGGAACACTGCGAAGAAATGAGTCTGGCAGAAGGCGGGCAGGTCAACGAAGGCATTATCGCCACGCGGCTGGGGTTAGCGGGCATCCCGAATGCCGCGGAGGATATCATCGTCGCCCGAGATATTGCCCTCGCCCGGCTCACCGGTGCCCGGCTGCACCTGTGCCATATCAGTACCCGGGGCGCGGTATCGCTTATCCGTCAGGCTAAAGCTGAGGGGATAAGGGTGTCGGCGGAGGTTACGCCACACCACCTGACGCTGACCGAGGCGCGTTGCCTGAATTATGAAACCAACGCCAAGGTTAACCCGCCGCTCCGGACCAGCGCAGACGTGGAAGCCTTAATTGCAGGATTGATTGACGGCACCATAGACGCCGTGGCTACCGACCACGCCCCCCATACCGATAATGACAAATGCTGCGAATTCAATCTGGCGCCGTTCGGCATTTCCGGCCTGGAGACGGCCTTCGGCAGCCTGATGAAACTGGTTCATACGGGCCGAGTACCGCTGGAATTGATTATTGAAAAGCTGACGGCCGCACCAGCCCGCATCATCGGTGGTCTTCACGGCATAACCGGTTCCTTGAAGCCGGGGGACCCGGCCGATGTGGTCATTCTGGACCCTAATGCCGAATGGACAGTGGATATCAGCGTATTTGTCTCCAAAGGCCGGAACACTCCGCTGGCCGGCGAACAACTCAAGGGTCAGGTTGCCTTGACCATCTATGGCGGCAAGATTATTTATCAAGCTGATTGA
- the carA gene encoding glutamine-hydrolyzing carbamoyl-phosphate synthase small subunit, with protein MIKRAILVLADGTVYEGNSFGAEKDAVGEVVFATSMTGYQEMLTDPSFAGQILIPTFPLIGNYGVNPADWESDRLQVRGFVVREECTQPSNYQCAAGIDDYLKQGDIPGVWGLDTRAITRKLRSHGVMMGMITTEKTTGQAVEYLRTVPDYGTTDFVREVSTKAVYDWDSAGLPAEAPRVALLDLGCKFNIMRILRSHGCRVTVFPCTATAAEMLAVNPSGIMLSPGPGDPELLDYAAATVKTLTESGKPMMGICLGNQLVARAFGGRNFKLKFGHRGGNHPVKDLANGRVHITAQNHGYAVDPESIRNTGLEITHINLNDNTVEGMRHQTLPIFTIQYHSEASPGPLDNIYLFEQFMEMMGAQ; from the coding sequence ATGATAAAGCGTGCGATACTGGTACTGGCCGATGGTACGGTTTATGAAGGCAACAGCTTCGGAGCCGAAAAAGACGCCGTCGGTGAGGTGGTTTTTGCCACCAGTATGACCGGCTACCAGGAGATGTTGACCGACCCGTCATTCGCCGGCCAGATATTAATTCCCACCTTTCCGCTGATTGGTAATTACGGCGTTAACCCGGCGGATTGGGAATCTGACCGGTTACAGGTGCGGGGCTTCGTCGTCAGGGAAGAATGCACTCAGCCATCCAACTACCAATGCGCCGCCGGCATAGATGATTATCTAAAACAGGGCGATATTCCCGGCGTCTGGGGACTGGATACCCGCGCCATCACCCGCAAACTGCGCAGCCACGGCGTGATGATGGGCATGATTACCACCGAAAAAACAACGGGACAGGCCGTGGAATACCTGCGGACGGTGCCGGATTACGGCACCACCGATTTCGTCAGAGAGGTCAGCACCAAAGCCGTCTATGACTGGGATTCGGCTGGTTTGCCGGCTGAAGCGCCCCGGGTCGCACTGCTGGATTTGGGTTGTAAATTCAACATCATGCGTATCCTCAGGAGCCATGGCTGTCGGGTAACCGTTTTCCCCTGTACCGCCACGGCTGCAGAAATGCTGGCCGTCAACCCCAGTGGCATTATGTTATCGCCCGGCCCCGGCGACCCGGAACTGTTGGATTACGCCGCGGCAACCGTCAAGACATTAACCGAAAGCGGAAAACCCATGATGGGTATCTGTCTGGGCAACCAACTGGTAGCCCGCGCCTTCGGCGGTCGCAACTTCAAGCTGAAGTTCGGCCACCGTGGCGGCAACCATCCCGTGAAAGACCTGGCCAACGGGCGCGTTCATATCACCGCCCAGAATCACGGCTATGCTGTGGACCCGGAGTCCATCCGCAACACTGGGTTAGAAATAACCCATATCAACCTTAATGACAATACGGTGGAAGGCATGCGCCATCAGACGCTGCCGATTTTTACCATCCAGTACCACAGCGAAGCGTCGCCCGGACCGCTGGATAATATTTACTTGTTTGAACAGTTTATGGAAATGATGGGAGCCCAATAA